The Pectobacterium wasabiae CFBP 3304 DNA segment ATCAGCGGGAAAGTCTGGCGCTCGCTTTCCAGTTCACATAGCCCCAATCGCATATCAAACGCCATCGCCACCTGACGGTTGAATTCCTCCACGGGCAAACTCTGCATCGCCTGTGCCTGCTCGGGTGAAAGCGACCAGACAATCGAGCAGAGGTGCGGATCGTCGAGCGGCAGGAATGCCAGAATGCCATCACCGTGGAACGCCTGACGCGCGACGGACTGATGCGGATGTTCAGTACGAATATTGGCGACCAGCGCGTGGTGTCCGTAGTCCCAAAAAGTCAGCGGAATATCCGCATGTTGACGCAGCCATGAATGGGCACCGTCTGCGCCAACTACCAGTCGGGCGGTCAACATGCTGTCATCCTGCAACGTAATAAAGGCTTCATTCTCCCCCCAGGCGACCTGTTTTAATGATGCGGGGGAGAGCAGGGTGATGTCGCTTAACTGGGAAGCCCGTTGCCACAGCACCTGCTGAATCACGGGGTTTTCAATGATATGGCCAAGATGAGAAAAACCGAATTCTTCACCGCTAAAGCTGATTTTGCCGAAGCTGTCTTTGTCCCAGACCTGCATGTCGTTGTAAGGGCTGACGCGCTGTGCCACGAGGTTTTCCCAAACGCCGATATGGCGCAGGAGACACTCACTGGCGGCATTAATGGCGGAGACGCGCAGGGCATGGTTCTTCCCGAGCGGTTGGGGTTCTGCCGTCTGCTTTTCCAGCACGGCGATGCGCAGGCCACTACCCTGTAGGCCGCAGGCCAGCGCCAAACCGACCATACCGCCACCGGCAATAACCACGTCGAATGATTGCATTTCCGTATTTTCCTGTTGGCGAGCTTAATTAACGTTTTACCCAACCCAGCGTGCGACGGGCAAACGCATCGCGCATCAGCGGCAGGTTATTCATAGCGATCAGGCCCAGATTGCGGCCGACGGCCAGTGCGGTATAGCGGTTAGCGAACAGTCTGACCAGACCATCGGTAATCGCCACGGTGGCATGTTGGTCGGGCTCGCGGCGTTGCTGATAACGGCTGAGTACACTGTACTGGCCGATATCCTGCTGGTTTTTCGCAGCATCGACGAGCGTTTCCGCTAGCGACATGACATCGCGAATCCCCAGATTAAAGCCTTGTCCGGCAATGGGGTGCAGCGTTTGTGCCGCATTGCCTACCAGCGCCAGCCGATGACTGATGTGTTGGTTGGCAGTAAGCAAGCGCAGCGGGTAGCTGTGGCGTTCGCCGATATGGGTGAACTGCCCCAGACGCCAGCCAAAATCCTGCTGTAACTGCTGGCGAAATTCGGTTTCGCTCCACCCATCGATCTCAGCTTGGCGATGTTTATCATGACACCAGACGAGCGAACAGCGACCGTTATTCATCGGTAAGAGCGCCAGCGGGCCGTGTGGGGTAAATCGCTCAAATGCCCGCCCACGATGGGGTTCGGTGGTGGTCACGTTGGCAATGACCGCGACCTGATCATACTCATGCTGCTGCCAGTGAATCCCGCAGGATTGCGACAGCATAGAGTGTGATCCATCGGCAGCAACCAGTAGTTGACCCGTTAGCTCCGTGCCATTGTCTAGCGTTAGCGTCGCGTTCTCTTGCGACCGTTTGACGGCAACCACTTTGGCGGGACAGTGCAGGCGCACGCCGGGGGCTTGTTGCAGCAGAGAAAACAGGCGTTGCCCGATGTCGTGCAGTTCAACCACATGGCCCAATGCCTGAACGTGGTAGTCCGACGCGTGCAGATTCACCGCGCTGGCATGGCCGCGTTCGCTGACATGAATGTCGGTAATCGCAGTCGCATGGCTCGACAAGGCTTGCCAGATGCCCAGCGCCGCCAACTGCTGGCGTGTGCCATCGGACAGCGCAATCGCGCGGGCGTCAAAACCTGGATGTTCCCTATCGAGCGGGGAATAGGCTTCAACCAGCTCGACCGGGATCGTACCTTGCGAGAGCCGCGATATCGCCAGCGCTAGCGTCGCGCCTGCCATTCCGCCACCGACAATCATGACCGCCATGTTTTAGTCCTGTTGAAAAAGCTATTTATGAGTGTTTGTCATGCTGCTGTGCCATCAGCGCTTCGATGGCATCGGCGTCTTTGACCACGCTAGCCGTCAGGTTTTCATTACCGTTTTCGGTGATGACGATGTTGTCTTCGATACGCACGCCAATTCCCCGGTACTGCTGTGGCACTTTGGCATCGGGCGCGATGTAAAGACCTGGCTCGATAGTCAGTACCATTCCGGGTTCAAGCGGACGGCCTCGGTCGGTTGTGCCGTAGTTGCCGACGTCGTGCACGTCCAGACCTAGCCAGTGGCTGAGGCCGTGCATAAAGAACTGACGATGTGCCTGTTCGGCAATCAGCTCTTCTACTTCACCCTTCATCACGCCGAGTTTGATGAGCCCGTTAACCATGATGCGCACCACCTCTTCGTTTACGTCGCGGATGCTGCGACCCGGCCCGAACAGCTCCAGTGCCCTCAGTTGTGAGCGCAGTACGATGTCATAAATGGCCCGCTGTGGCGCGGTAAACTTACCGTTGACGGGGAAGGTACGGGTAATATCGCCGGCATAACTTTTGTATTCACAGCCCGCGTCAATTAGCACCAGATCGCCGTCGCGCATTTGTGTTTCGTTTTCGGTGTAATGCAGGATACAGGCATTGTCACCGCTGCCAACAATGGTGTTGTAAGACGGGTAGCGCGCGCCGTGCCGAGTAAATTCGTGGTGAATCTCGCCTTCAAGCTGGTATTCATACATGCCGGGACGACACTTCTGCATGGCACGCGTATGGGCCTGCGCGGTAATTTCGCAGGCGCGACGCATTACGCTGATTTCTTCAGGCGATTTGAACAGACGCATCTCATGTACCCACGGGCGCCAGTCGGTCAGCGTCGCGGGGGCGACAAACCCCTGCCGGGTGCCGTTGCGCAAGGTATCCAGCGCGGTGAAGACCAGTTTGTCGGCGTAATCGTACTGCCCCTGCGCGTGGTACACGACGTCCAATCCATTCAATAACAAATGCAGTTGTGCGCTGATTTCGCCAAACGGCAGGGCGCGGTCAACGCCGAGTTTGGCGGGTGCCGCTTCCTGACCAAGACGACGGCCAAACCAGATTTCAGCGGTCAGGTCGCGCACGCGGTTGAAGATGACGCTGTGATGATGTTTGGCATCGCTTTTTACCAGCAGTAGAACGGCTTCTGGTTCGTTGAATCCTGTGAAATACCAAAAATCGCTATTTTGACGATAAGGATAGTCACTGTCGGCATTGCGCTGCGCTTCCGGCGCGGCAAAAATAATCGCCGCGCTGCCCGGTGCCATTTTTTCCAACAGACCCTGACGACGACGAAGAAATTCTTGTGGATTCATCACCTGCTCCTGAAAGTAGTCCGTGCGGTTGCTTTTCCCTTCCGCCTTGCGTAATTCGGTATTAGTGCAATGTTGGTTTTTGCTGTTCGGGTGCCGTCACAACGTGCTGGCTGGTAAATTCGGTATGGCACAAAATGGCAGAAACGCGAACATACTCAATCACTTCTTCCAGTGATTGTTCCAATTCTTCCTGATCTTCATCTTCGTCGTAGCCAAGCTGTGCGATGTTGCGTAAATCGTCGATGGCTTCTTTCAACTCGCCCTTAGCCTTGTTCAACTTTGGCTGAACGACGCCCAGGCCAAGCAGGAAGTGGTTGACCCAACCTGCCAGCGCATCGGCGCGATCGAAGACGCTCACTTCGTCCTGCGAGTCATCAGGCAGGAAAAGCTGAAACAGAAAACCATCATCTTCCAGCGCTTCACGCGTAGCCTGATACAGATCCTGAAGCGGTTGCGACAGCGTTTGAGTAAACGCCATACCTTCATTAGTCAGTTCAAAAACCAGCGTTCTCCAACTGTCGTCATGGTTTCCACCACACAGCATTCCGCTGATCAAGCCGTGCATTTCTGCCGCAGTCAGCGCGACTTGCTGTTGGTGAAGCAGTTGGTTGAGGCCTTCATAGGCGGGAAACGTATTCTCTATAGACATGCGGATTCGTCATCGTTGGCTGGATTGGTTCGTGCTATGCTACCACCAAGCTCCCTTTGGATTCCAGAAAGGGCTTGTATCTTAGATCTCGGCTATATATAGTTGCGCCCGCTTTAACGAACCCGATGTAACGGGTAATGCTCATGCTATGCGACACGCTGGCGCAAGAACGAAAAAAGGCAGGAAGGTGGTATGTCTGCACAACCAGTAGATATTCAAATTTTTGGCCGTTCGTTAAGAGTGAATTGTCCGCCAGAACAACAGGAAGCGTTGAATCAGGCAGCGGAAGATCTTAACCAGCGGTTGCAAGATCTGAAAGTTCGCACTAGAGTCACCAACACCGAGCAACTGGTGTTTATTGCCGCGCTGAATGTGTGTCATGAACTG contains these protein-coding regions:
- the ubiI gene encoding FAD-dependent 2-octaprenylphenol hydroxylase, with the protein product MQSFDVVIAGGGMVGLALACGLQGSGLRIAVLEKQTAEPQPLGKNHALRVSAINAASECLLRHIGVWENLVAQRVSPYNDMQVWDKDSFGKISFSGEEFGFSHLGHIIENPVIQQVLWQRASQLSDITLLSPASLKQVAWGENEAFITLQDDSMLTARLVVGADGAHSWLRQHADIPLTFWDYGHHALVANIRTEHPHQSVARQAFHGDGILAFLPLDDPHLCSIVWSLSPEQAQAMQSLPVEEFNRQVAMAFDMRLGLCELESERQTFPLIGRYARSFAAHRLVLVGDAAHTIHPLAGQGVNLGFMDVAELIAELKRLQAQGKDIGQHLYLRRYERRRKHSAAVMLASMQGFRELFDGDNPAKKLLRDVGLVLADKLPGIKPTLVRQAMGLHDLPDWLSAGK
- the pepP gene encoding Xaa-Pro aminopeptidase, which translates into the protein MNPQEFLRRRQGLLEKMAPGSAAIIFAAPEAQRNADSDYPYRQNSDFWYFTGFNEPEAVLLLVKSDAKHHHSVIFNRVRDLTAEIWFGRRLGQEAAPAKLGVDRALPFGEISAQLHLLLNGLDVVYHAQGQYDYADKLVFTALDTLRNGTRQGFVAPATLTDWRPWVHEMRLFKSPEEISVMRRACEITAQAHTRAMQKCRPGMYEYQLEGEIHHEFTRHGARYPSYNTIVGSGDNACILHYTENETQMRDGDLVLIDAGCEYKSYAGDITRTFPVNGKFTAPQRAIYDIVLRSQLRALELFGPGRSIRDVNEEVVRIMVNGLIKLGVMKGEVEELIAEQAHRQFFMHGLSHWLGLDVHDVGNYGTTDRGRPLEPGMVLTIEPGLYIAPDAKVPQQYRGIGVRIEDNIVITENGNENLTASVVKDADAIEALMAQQHDKHS
- a CDS encoding YecA/YgfB family protein gives rise to the protein MSIENTFPAYEGLNQLLHQQQVALTAAEMHGLISGMLCGGNHDDSWRTLVFELTNEGMAFTQTLSQPLQDLYQATREALEDDGFLFQLFLPDDSQDEVSVFDRADALAGWVNHFLLGLGVVQPKLNKAKGELKEAIDDLRNIAQLGYDEDEDQEELEQSLEEVIEYVRVSAILCHTEFTSQHVVTAPEQQKPTLH
- the ubiH gene encoding 2-octaprenyl-6-methoxyphenyl hydroxylase, coding for MAVMIVGGGMAGATLALAISRLSQGTIPVELVEAYSPLDREHPGFDARAIALSDGTRQQLAALGIWQALSSHATAITDIHVSERGHASAVNLHASDYHVQALGHVVELHDIGQRLFSLLQQAPGVRLHCPAKVVAVKRSQENATLTLDNGTELTGQLLVAADGSHSMLSQSCGIHWQQHEYDQVAVIANVTTTEPHRGRAFERFTPHGPLALLPMNNGRCSLVWCHDKHRQAEIDGWSETEFRQQLQQDFGWRLGQFTHIGERHSYPLRLLTANQHISHRLALVGNAAQTLHPIAGQGFNLGIRDVMSLAETLVDAAKNQQDIGQYSVLSRYQQRREPDQHATVAITDGLVRLFANRYTALAVGRNLGLIAMNNLPLMRDAFARRTLGWVKR
- the zapA gene encoding cell division protein ZapA, producing the protein MSAQPVDIQIFGRSLRVNCPPEQQEALNQAAEDLNQRLQDLKVRTRVTNTEQLVFIAALNVCHELAQERGKTRDYASNMEQRIRMLQQTIEQALLEQGKITERQGTQFE